The Arachis duranensis cultivar V14167 chromosome 2, aradu.V14167.gnm2.J7QH, whole genome shotgun sequence genome has a window encoding:
- the LOC107475035 gene encoding PRA1 family protein A1 gives MDWGNVTAEDLVDALREVDWSSPPRPLSEFFSRFTVPRSYAKWNSRLKCNLYYYRTNYFIWIVSVLILGFLWRPLAIVAAILTALSTAFLNDSFAGTFSEKVTRTVRQFSPHLAAKMRPPLTPVIRGRPSARRAIYICGQPRWVFVLTFSAASFFFWFISCGLLMVSWALAIGLLATILHASFRTPNLKARLNTFREEFRAVWRNYSEL, from the exons ATGGATTGGGGGAACGTCACTGCGGAGGATCTCGTCGATGCTCTTCGCGAAGTAGATTGGTCGTCGCCGCCGCGCCCTCTGTCCGAATTCTTCTCCCGATTCACCGTTCCTCGATCCTATGCCAAGTGGAATAGCCGCCTAAAATGCAATCTTTACTA CTATCGGACCAACTACTTCATTTGGATTGTTTCTGTTCTGA TATTGGGTTTTCTTTGGAGGCCACTTGCTATAGTTGCTGCCATTCTTACTGCACTTAGCACTGCTTTTCTAAATGACAG TTTTGCAGGTACTTTTAGTGAAAAGGTTACACGAACTGTCAGGCAATTCTCGCCACATTTAGCAGCCAAGATGAGACCTCCCCTTAC GCCTGTTATCCGTGGACGTCCATCGGCTAGGAGAGCAATTTATATATGTGGTCAGCCACGTTGGGTGTTTGTCTTGACATTTTCTGCTG catctttcttcttttggttTATTTCCTGTGGTCTCCTAATGGTTTCATGGGCACTTGCTATTGGTCTTCTAG CCACCATCCTGCATGCAAGCTTCCGAACACCTAACTTGAAAGCACGACTAAACACTTTCCGTGAAGAATTTCGTGCAGTGTGGCGCAATTATAGTGAGCTGTAG
- the LOC107475034 gene encoding uncharacterized protein LOC107475034, with protein MEVEQPKPKPTPKRFVKNQIPDYILNDAALNAAISVLPHNYNFEVHKCVWRVLSTGAKRVALQFPEGLLMYSLPLSDILTAFAAVDRCYVLGDVTYGACCVDDFSAAALSADLLIHYGHSCLVPIDSTTIPCLYVFVDIKIDVSHLVDTFKLNLESRAQNLVLAGTIQFASAIRAAKPELEKSGFSVLVPQSKPLSAGEVLGCTAPKVSLMDSFSENPENSVLVFVADGRFHLEAIMIANPGIKAFRYDPYIGKLFLEEYDHVGMKESRKGAILRAREEARNWGVVLGTLGRQGNPKILERLEKNMKEKGFFYTVFLMSEISPARIALFEDSVDAWIQIACPRLSIDWGDAFGKPVLNPFEAEIALGVIPGWWEKKKNVLVAKVQEGCEDGGVSCQKSGDSSCECSCGEDENGNGKSDFGGEYPMDYYSQDGGEWNSSYVKKSSRPVRRISVSSVAISAISQQS; from the coding sequence ATGGAGGTGGAGCAACCTAAGCCAAAGCCAACGCCGAAGCGGTTTGTGAAGAACCAAATCCCCGATTACATCCTCAACGACGCAGCCCTCAACGCCGCCATCTCCGTTCTCCCTCACAACTACAACTTCGAGGTCCACAAATGCGTTTGGCGTGTTCTTTCCACCGGCGCCAAGCGCGTTGCCCTTCAGTTCCCCGAGGGCCTCCTCATGTACTCCCTCCCTCTCTCCGACATCCTCACTGCCTTCGCCGCCGTCGACCGCTGCTACGTTCTCGGTGATGTCACCTACGGCGCTTGTTGTGTCGACGACTTCTCCGCCGCTGCGCTCTCCGCCGACCTCCTCATCCACTATGGCCACAGCTGCCTTGTCCCCATCGATTCCACCACCATCCCCTGTCTCTACGTCTTCGTCGACATCAAAATCGACGTTTCCCATTTGGTTGATACCTTTAAATTGAACCTCGAATCTCGCGCCCAGAACCTTGTATTAGCTGGTACTATTCAGTTTGCATCTGCAATTAGGGCTGCGAAGCCGGAATTGGAGAAAtcagggtttagtgttttggtaCCACAGTCCAAGCCTCTTTCGGCCGGTGAGGTTCTTGGCTGCACTGCTCCCAAGGTTTCATTAATGGATTCGTTTAGTGAGAATCCTGAGAATAGCGTTTTGGTATTTGTAGCTGATGGAAGGTTTCATCTTGAGGCGATCATGATAGCTAATCCTGGGATTAAAGCTTTTAGGTATGACCCTTACATTGGAAAGTTGTTTCTGGAAGAGTATGATCACGTGGGAATGAAGGAATCTAGGAAAGGTGCGATTTTGAGAGCGAGGGAGGAAGCTCGGAATTGGGGTGTTGTTTTGGGGACATTGGGTAGGCAAGGGAATCCTAAGATTCTGGAGAGATTGGAAAAGAATATGAAGGAAAAAGGGTTCTTTTATACTGTTTTCTTGATGTCTGAGATTAGCCCTGCAAGGATTGCATTGTTTGAGGACTCCGTGGATGCTTGGATTCAGATTGCTTGTCCTCGGTTATCGATTGATTGGGGTGATGCTTTTGGGAAACCAGTGCTCAATCCCTTCGAGGCAGAGATCGCGTTGGGGGTGATACCTGGCTGgtgggagaagaagaaaaatgtgtTGGTGGCAAAGGTGCAGGAAGGTTGTGAAGATGGTGGTGTAAGTTGCCAGAAGAGTGGTGATTCTTCTTGTGAGTGTAGCTGTGGAGAAGATGAAAATGGAAATGGAAAGAGCGATTTTGGTGGTGAATATCCAATGGACTATTATTCTCAAGATGGTGGGGAGTGGAATTCCTCTTATGTGAAGAAGTCCTCTCGTCCTGTAAGGAGAATTTCTGTATCTTCGGTTGCTATTAGTGCCATTTCTCAGCAGTCTTAA
- the LOC107475031 gene encoding probable proteasome inhibitor isoform X3 → MNEKLLIDALKEGTSDPAHLEICVRDYTIANESSNYSEQFKNLEQLVRRLNQDILAKLDSSSTSSSASNPPRSGSREARQEIHEPPVGFGGHGGAPIHPSGVIYPPVNPVGDSDLFPGPPAGVYPTWGDPGTGGSMLVGPNDPRWFGGESPFPGGQPGVPPGVPLGARFDPFGPPDVPGFEPNRFQRGHRGKVIMFIQIWNIFGGMGILYSYRRSRCTEKCLVIFGTSISVFVILDISRYKQFNFLLNSFVQVPDKYKLESAR, encoded by the exons ATGAATGAGAAGTTACTCATTGATGCCTTGAAGGAAGGGACTTCTGACCCTGCACACCTTGAGATTTG TGTTAGGGATTATACTATAGCAAATGAAAGCAGCAATTATTCTGAGCAGTTCAAGAATTTGGAGCAGCTGGTGAGAAGACTAAATCAGGATATCTTAGCCAAATTAGATAGCTCCTCCACTTCCAGTTCAGCAAGTAATCCTCCACG ATCTGGATCAAGAGAAGCAAGGCAAGAGATACACGAGCCTCCTGTTGGATTTGGTGGACATGGTGGTGCTCCAATTCATCCCTCTGG aGTTATATATCCTCCCGTTAATCCAGTTGGTGATAGTGATCTCTTTCCTGGGCCTCCTGCTGGAGTGTACCCTACATG GGGTGATCCGGGCACTGGTGGCAGTATGCTTGTAG GACCTAATGATCCCCGTTGGTTTGGTGGAGAATCCCCTTTCCCCGGAGGACAACC GGGAGTCCCTCCTGGTGTTCCGCTGGGTGCACGGTTTGATCCCTTTGGCCCACCTGATGTTCCTGGCTTTGAACCCAACAGGTTTCAGAG AGGCCACCGAGGCAAGGTAATAATGTTCATCCAGATTTGGAACATTTTCGGAGGGATGGGGATTTTATATAGTTACCGAAGATCACGCTGTACAGAGAAATGTTTAGTCATCTTTGGAACATCCATCTCAGTTTTTGTAATTTTGGATATTTCACGCTATAAACAATTCAATTTCTTACTTAATTCCTTTGTCCAAGTCCCGGATAAATATAAATTGGAGAGTGCTAGGTAA
- the LOC107475031 gene encoding probable proteasome inhibitor isoform X2: MATDKSVMAVIRAARPSFRNDHDKAAFVVHATFLSSGYLLTATGPQALSDDALSHPSTEEVSVENWNQLDQEYAFVYVNPEKVSNKVLVKCLVMNEKLLIDALKEGTSDPAHLEICVRDYTIANESSNYSEQFKNLEQLVRRLNQDILAKLDSSSTSSSASNPPRSGSREARQEIHEPPVGFGGHGGAPIHPSGVIYPPVNPVGDSDLFPGPPAGVYPTWGDPGTGGSMLVGPNDPRWFGGESPFPGGQPGVPPGVPLGARFDPFGPPDVPGFEPNRFQRPPRQGNNVHPDLEHFRRDGDFI, translated from the exons ATGGCTACGGATAAGTCGGTGATGGCGGTCATAAGGGCTGCGAGGCCTTCCTTTCGAAACGACCACGACAAAGCAGCGTTTGTCGTTCACGCCACCTTCCTCTCTTCCGGCTACCTCCTCACCGCCACCGGCCCCCAAGCCCTCTCCGACGACGCCCTCTCGCATCCCTCCACCG AGGAGGTGTCTGTAGAGAACTGGAACCAACTAGACCAAGAATATGCTTTTGTTTATGTCAATCCAGAAAAGGTTTCAAATAAAGTGCTGGTAAAGTGCCTCGTTATGAATGAGAAGTTACTCATTGATGCCTTGAAGGAAGGGACTTCTGACCCTGCACACCTTGAGATTTG TGTTAGGGATTATACTATAGCAAATGAAAGCAGCAATTATTCTGAGCAGTTCAAGAATTTGGAGCAGCTGGTGAGAAGACTAAATCAGGATATCTTAGCCAAATTAGATAGCTCCTCCACTTCCAGTTCAGCAAGTAATCCTCCACG ATCTGGATCAAGAGAAGCAAGGCAAGAGATACACGAGCCTCCTGTTGGATTTGGTGGACATGGTGGTGCTCCAATTCATCCCTCTGG aGTTATATATCCTCCCGTTAATCCAGTTGGTGATAGTGATCTCTTTCCTGGGCCTCCTGCTGGAGTGTACCCTACATG GGGTGATCCGGGCACTGGTGGCAGTATGCTTGTAG GACCTAATGATCCCCGTTGGTTTGGTGGAGAATCCCCTTTCCCCGGAGGACAACC GGGAGTCCCTCCTGGTGTTCCGCTGGGTGCACGGTTTGATCCCTTTGGCCCACCTGATGTTCCTGGCTTTGAACCCAACAGGTTTCAGAG GCCACCGAGGCAAGGTAATAATGTTCATCCAGATTTGGAACATTTTCGGAGGGATGGGGATTTTATATAG
- the LOC107475031 gene encoding probable proteasome inhibitor isoform X1: protein MATDKSVMAVIRAARPSFRNDHDKAAFVVHATFLSSGYLLTATGPQALSDDALSHPSTEEVSVENWNQLDQEYAFVYVNPEKVSNKVLVKCLVMNEKLLIDALKEGTSDPAHLEICVRDYTIANESSNYSEQFKNLEQLVRRLNQDILAKLDSSSTSSSASNPPRSGSREARQEIHEPPVGFGGHGGAPIHPSGVIYPPVNPVGDSDLFPGPPAGVYPTWGDPGTGGSMLVGPNDPRWFGGESPFPGGQPGVPPGVPLGARFDPFGPPDVPGFEPNRFQRYGLLFIIRHFAAIYLLEFNFDALSA from the exons ATGGCTACGGATAAGTCGGTGATGGCGGTCATAAGGGCTGCGAGGCCTTCCTTTCGAAACGACCACGACAAAGCAGCGTTTGTCGTTCACGCCACCTTCCTCTCTTCCGGCTACCTCCTCACCGCCACCGGCCCCCAAGCCCTCTCCGACGACGCCCTCTCGCATCCCTCCACCG AGGAGGTGTCTGTAGAGAACTGGAACCAACTAGACCAAGAATATGCTTTTGTTTATGTCAATCCAGAAAAGGTTTCAAATAAAGTGCTGGTAAAGTGCCTCGTTATGAATGAGAAGTTACTCATTGATGCCTTGAAGGAAGGGACTTCTGACCCTGCACACCTTGAGATTTG TGTTAGGGATTATACTATAGCAAATGAAAGCAGCAATTATTCTGAGCAGTTCAAGAATTTGGAGCAGCTGGTGAGAAGACTAAATCAGGATATCTTAGCCAAATTAGATAGCTCCTCCACTTCCAGTTCAGCAAGTAATCCTCCACG ATCTGGATCAAGAGAAGCAAGGCAAGAGATACACGAGCCTCCTGTTGGATTTGGTGGACATGGTGGTGCTCCAATTCATCCCTCTGG aGTTATATATCCTCCCGTTAATCCAGTTGGTGATAGTGATCTCTTTCCTGGGCCTCCTGCTGGAGTGTACCCTACATG GGGTGATCCGGGCACTGGTGGCAGTATGCTTGTAG GACCTAATGATCCCCGTTGGTTTGGTGGAGAATCCCCTTTCCCCGGAGGACAACC GGGAGTCCCTCCTGGTGTTCCGCTGGGTGCACGGTTTGATCCCTTTGGCCCACCTGATGTTCCTGGCTTTGAACCCAACAGGTTTCAGAGGTATGGTTTGTTATTTATTATACGTCATTTTGcagctatttatttattagaatttaatttcgATGCATTGTCAgcgtaa